From a single Terriglobia bacterium genomic region:
- a CDS encoding ATP-binding protein: MFNIPIEHITIQDIAQFLQSGAREGTLLDFKEQFPSKLEKTISSMANTFGGMILIGVEETPTGGGILPVKGLPMGPGLRERVIQIGINSIYPPLISEVSVVEFKSDPTLAAPDKAVVAIRVHESEYGHAVDQRTTVYVRADNVSDWMKKATVEEVEWFLQKRQKSMIEKQRIIDQAFRHSQYFLAKVIGRNHRPEPEGRFVIWTVPTFPRGPIATPRQLFQLTAKQFRPMPAIGQFPSGSPRPVRDGVSWARDESADYYYTEFHQQGLIYSEIEFWWDKQIHDKVFLPEAAAKLLLAAVEYARDLYRKCGYFGLFDVGMRICGVSDRVLRNAIINTVRVIDNEVEVNTRASAAEDERELLPKCKGMIQEIYWAFGRDAKDDRLEADFR; the protein is encoded by the coding sequence TTGTTCAACATCCCGATAGAGCACATCACCATTCAGGACATCGCACAATTCCTTCAATCAGGCGCTAGAGAAGGAACCCTGCTGGATTTCAAGGAGCAGTTTCCAAGCAAATTGGAAAAAACCATTTCATCGATGGCGAATACCTTTGGCGGCATGATCTTGATCGGCGTAGAAGAGACCCCAACTGGCGGAGGGATCTTGCCCGTTAAAGGTCTTCCGATGGGGCCGGGTTTGCGTGAGCGAGTCATCCAAATCGGAATCAATTCCATTTATCCACCGCTGATATCAGAAGTGAGCGTGGTGGAATTCAAGAGTGATCCAACTCTGGCCGCACCTGACAAAGCAGTGGTCGCTATTCGTGTTCATGAGAGTGAATACGGTCACGCGGTAGATCAGCGCACCACCGTGTACGTCCGCGCTGACAACGTGTCGGACTGGATGAAGAAGGCCACTGTTGAGGAGGTTGAATGGTTCCTTCAAAAACGACAAAAGAGCATGATCGAAAAGCAGCGGATAATCGACCAAGCATTTCGCCATTCCCAATACTTCCTTGCGAAGGTCATTGGCCGGAACCATCGCCCTGAACCTGAGGGTCGATTTGTGATATGGACCGTGCCTACATTTCCGCGTGGGCCAATAGCCACTCCAAGGCAGTTGTTCCAACTCACCGCCAAACAATTCCGGCCAATGCCTGCAATTGGGCAGTTTCCATCTGGTAGTCCGCGCCCAGTTCGGGATGGCGTGAGTTGGGCACGCGATGAATCAGCGGACTACTATTACACGGAGTTTCACCAGCAAGGGCTGATCTACTCCGAGATCGAGTTTTGGTGGGACAAACAGATTCACGACAAAGTATTCCTTCCAGAGGCAGCGGCTAAATTACTGTTGGCTGCGGTGGAGTATGCGAGAGACCTTTACAGGAAATGCGGCTATTTCGGCCTTTTTGATGTTGGAATGCGCATCTGTGGCGTATCGGATCGTGTTCTTCGCAATGCCATCATAAATACTGTCCGCGTTATCGATAATGAGGTGGAAGTGAATACCAGGGCCAGTGCAGCCGAAGATGAGAGAGAATTGCTCCCGAAATGCAAGGGAATGATTCAAGAGATTTACTGGGCGTTCGGCCGGGACGCAAAGGATGACCGTTTGGAAGCTGATTTCAGATGA
- a CDS encoding VIT1/CCC1 transporter family protein, translating to MLDPAERASEVLFGLIMVLTVTGSLPVARGTSTDVHTLLMAALGCNLAWGVIDAAMYLMACFSERGHDVLMVRRVRHAEDPQAARRIIAGRLPPLLAAHLPDTDLEVIRQRLKQLPEPPAHSGFKKKDWLGALGVFLLVFVSTLPVVVPFTVIKDARLALRISNGVAIAMLFLAGHRLGRYTGYKPWKMGLFMVLIGIAMVGIAIGLGG from the coding sequence GTGCTTGACCCAGCGGAGAGAGCTTCAGAAGTATTGTTCGGATTGATTATGGTGCTCACCGTGACGGGTTCCCTGCCCGTGGCGCGGGGCACGAGCACCGATGTTCACACGCTACTCATGGCTGCGCTGGGGTGCAACCTGGCCTGGGGCGTGATCGATGCAGCCATGTATCTGATGGCATGCTTCAGCGAGCGAGGGCATGACGTGCTCATGGTGCGAAGGGTGCGCCATGCGGAGGACCCGCAGGCGGCCAGACGAATCATTGCCGGCAGGCTGCCGCCGCTGCTGGCGGCTCACCTTCCCGACACGGATTTAGAGGTGATACGGCAGAGATTGAAACAACTGCCGGAGCCGCCGGCACACTCCGGCTTCAAGAAGAAAGATTGGCTTGGGGCACTGGGCGTGTTTCTGCTGGTGTTCGTCTCGACGCTTCCCGTGGTGGTCCCATTCACGGTAATCAAAGATGCAAGGCTGGCGCTACGCATCTCGAATGGAGTGGCCATTGCGATGCTGTTTCTGGCTGGTCATCGGCTGGGGCGTTACACCGGATACAAGCCATGGAAGATGGGGCTGTTCATGGTGTTGATCGGGATTGCCATGGTCGGAATCGCGATTGGGCTTGGGGGATGA
- a CDS encoding mechanosensitive ion channel has protein sequence MHAQIPALLKPPIAPTPAAQAAATPTPSPTPVQAIPLPEIANQAEEMDGRLREVSKKLVPVLEVRVSDPEGKAHAEEVRQRARQTEDLLDGMPNMMQLQDEDHYWRALSDQYGSQRKVLTARAADIEEQVRLLDAKLAQWQATSEQVHQKPGLEVVAERVKREVAAIQKVRSDAQEQLNLILTLQNRISEQDREVSSMLVKLSEAHERLRERLFERDSFPLWAARELRLSDQSFSTMLYLSAGRGFTGAPNFVRANWGNLLGTAAMYVFALLVAFRFKRYVTGPGKLTESEAASEVFARPYSVALLFSSLTTVGITATAPTGVSLVVCLAYIVPILRLLPALIEPPMRKVMYTLCVFYVLQWTHLVLQFGGTFKRELFAMILFLALLTFAWVTRPSRLATPPGSGWPRKLLIIGIRVGLLLLAVSLCFNILGFVSLSQLLGVATLFAGFIFALIYTIVRVLELALAIVLNSQWFLSLPEKPSDGIERWGRRLIVGCAALLWLNIDLYLFAAHDAVMQALNSFLEYPIGFGKVHITLGGTLSLVFFLLLGYVIANIAKFVLEEILLPKLSLRGGLGYAISRVTYYVLLVGIFFGAMANAGVELNKFTMITGAVGLGVGFGLQNIVNNFASGLIILFERPFRIGDTVEVSGVVGTVKRIGARSSTILTFQYAEVIVPNSNLLSNQVINWTLTSARRRVEIPVGVAYGTNPELARKLLIEVAHANPRILRDPKPEAFFLGFGESALNLELRFWAAQSIWFELKSEIGLAVFRALRQAGIEIPFPQRDLHVRSIESALQVESSGKDGITAVSDRELARKASGGR, from the coding sequence TTGCACGCCCAGATACCGGCGCTCCTGAAGCCGCCGATCGCACCTACGCCCGCCGCGCAGGCAGCAGCCACTCCAACTCCATCTCCAACACCCGTTCAGGCGATCCCTCTGCCGGAGATTGCGAACCAGGCAGAAGAAATGGATGGGCGGCTTCGCGAGGTTTCAAAAAAGCTTGTACCTGTTCTGGAAGTGCGGGTTTCCGATCCTGAAGGGAAAGCACACGCTGAAGAGGTCCGCCAGCGGGCGCGCCAGACGGAAGATCTCCTGGACGGCATGCCCAACATGATGCAGCTCCAGGATGAAGACCACTACTGGCGCGCTCTCTCAGACCAATATGGCAGTCAGCGCAAAGTGTTGACCGCGCGCGCCGCCGATATCGAGGAACAGGTGCGATTGCTTGATGCCAAGCTGGCGCAGTGGCAAGCCACATCTGAGCAGGTCCATCAGAAGCCCGGGCTTGAAGTGGTAGCGGAACGGGTGAAGCGGGAGGTGGCTGCGATACAAAAGGTACGCTCAGACGCCCAGGAGCAACTGAACCTCATCCTGACTTTGCAGAACCGTATTTCTGAACAGGACCGTGAAGTCTCCAGCATGCTGGTGAAACTAAGCGAGGCGCACGAACGGTTGCGCGAGCGGTTATTCGAAAGGGACAGCTTTCCTTTGTGGGCAGCCCGGGAACTGCGGCTTTCAGACCAGTCGTTCAGTACGATGCTCTACCTCTCCGCCGGGCGCGGGTTCACGGGAGCACCGAATTTTGTGCGCGCGAACTGGGGCAATCTCCTGGGGACGGCGGCTATGTACGTTTTTGCATTGCTGGTGGCCTTCCGCTTCAAGCGTTATGTGACGGGCCCAGGCAAGCTGACGGAGAGTGAGGCCGCATCAGAGGTATTCGCACGCCCCTATTCCGTCGCGTTATTGTTCTCGTCTCTTACAACGGTCGGGATCACCGCCACGGCTCCCACCGGTGTCTCACTCGTCGTCTGCCTGGCTTACATTGTTCCGATTCTGCGACTCCTTCCCGCGCTCATTGAGCCCCCGATGCGGAAGGTTATGTATACGCTCTGCGTTTTTTATGTTCTCCAATGGACTCACCTGGTCCTGCAGTTTGGAGGGACCTTTAAGCGCGAGCTTTTTGCGATGATCCTTTTTCTTGCCCTGCTGACGTTCGCTTGGGTGACCCGTCCCTCCCGTCTGGCGACACCGCCCGGTTCAGGGTGGCCACGTAAATTGCTCATCATTGGAATCCGGGTTGGCCTGCTTTTGCTGGCGGTTTCACTCTGCTTCAACATTCTGGGATTTGTTTCACTCTCACAGCTTCTGGGAGTAGCAACACTGTTTGCCGGCTTCATATTTGCTTTGATCTATACCATCGTAAGGGTCCTGGAGCTGGCATTGGCGATTGTTCTCAACAGCCAATGGTTTCTATCGTTGCCGGAAAAGCCTTCTGACGGGATTGAGCGCTGGGGACGGCGGCTGATCGTCGGTTGTGCCGCTCTGCTGTGGCTGAATATTGATCTGTACCTCTTCGCAGCGCACGATGCAGTGATGCAGGCCCTCAACAGCTTCCTCGAGTATCCTATCGGCTTTGGAAAGGTCCACATCACGCTGGGTGGCACACTGAGTTTAGTTTTCTTCCTGCTGCTCGGCTATGTTATCGCCAATATTGCGAAGTTTGTGCTGGAGGAGATCCTGCTTCCCAAGCTGTCATTGCGTGGCGGTTTGGGCTATGCCATCTCCCGAGTTACATACTATGTCCTGCTGGTTGGCATCTTCTTTGGCGCAATGGCCAATGCGGGAGTGGAGCTGAACAAATTCACCATGATTACCGGCGCGGTGGGACTGGGCGTGGGATTCGGGCTGCAAAACATCGTGAATAATTTTGCTTCCGGTCTCATCATTCTTTTCGAGCGTCCATTCCGGATCGGTGACACCGTAGAGGTTTCCGGCGTGGTTGGTACGGTGAAGCGGATCGGGGCCCGATCCAGCACGATTCTGACTTTTCAATATGCCGAGGTCATTGTTCCAAACAGCAATCTGCTCTCCAACCAGGTGATTAACTGGACGTTGACTTCAGCGCGCCGCCGCGTTGAGATACCCGTGGGAGTAGCTTACGGCACGAACCCGGAATTGGCGCGGAAGCTGCTGATTGAGGTGGCGCATGCGAATCCTCGCATCCTGAGGGACCCAAAACCAGAAGCATTCTTCCTGGGATTTGGAGAGAGCGCGCTCAATCTTGAGCTCAGGTTCTGGGCCGCTCAATCAATATGGTTCGAGTTGAAAAGCGAGATCGGACTGGCGGTTTTCCGGGCATTGCGCCAAGCCGGGATTGAAATCCCATTTCCACAAAGAGACCTGCACGTTCGCAGCATTGAGAGCGCCCTGCAAGTGGAGAGTTCTGGTAAAGACGGCATAACCGCAGTATCGGACCGCGAACTCGCTCGAAAAGCCAGCGGCGGCCGGTGA
- a CDS encoding efflux transporter outer membrane subunit: MKRIYCLVTIAVIFLAGCKLGPNYKRPKIDAPTVYRAADQAATQNAASLGDEKWWTVYQDPELQQLIRTALAENYDVKIAAARVLQAQAVLGITRADQFPTVDAGASGLNQRIPNTAAGPETNTGAMAVNLSLFWEIDFWGKFRRATEAARANLLATEWGQRAVMTSLVSNVATAYFQLRELDLELEISKQTLSTREESLRLVKVRAQGGVTSMIDVRQSEQLVYGAAANIPDLERRIEQQENFISVLIGKNPGPIVRGKPLIENAIPATVPAGLPSALLERRPDIQSAEQLLVAANARIGVAKAAYFPQIALTGVGGFQSSALTSLFSGPAGFWSAGAQLAQPIFTGGKIRSGVRLSKAQQHEAELFYKQTIQQAFRDISDSLIAYIKNQEFRQQQELLTKAAEDATRLSDVRYRGGAASYLEVLDSDTRYFSARLSLAQADLNERLALVQVYNALGGGWEQ, translated from the coding sequence ATGAAGCGCATTTATTGTTTGGTTACGATCGCAGTTATATTCCTGGCAGGTTGCAAACTAGGCCCTAACTACAAGCGGCCTAAAATCGATGCTCCTACGGTATACCGCGCTGCTGACCAAGCGGCAACGCAGAACGCCGCGTCACTAGGCGATGAAAAGTGGTGGACGGTTTACCAGGACCCGGAGTTGCAACAGTTGATCCGCACGGCGTTGGCGGAAAATTACGACGTGAAGATTGCCGCGGCTCGTGTGTTGCAGGCGCAGGCAGTGCTCGGCATTACGCGCGCCGACCAGTTCCCCACCGTGGATGCAGGCGCTTCCGGCTTGAATCAACGCATTCCCAATACTGCGGCGGGACCGGAGACAAATACCGGCGCTATGGCGGTGAACCTCTCGTTATTCTGGGAGATAGACTTCTGGGGCAAGTTCCGGCGTGCCACGGAAGCGGCTCGCGCAAACCTGCTCGCCACCGAATGGGGACAGCGCGCCGTGATGACAAGTCTGGTCAGCAACGTAGCTACCGCTTATTTTCAACTTCGCGAACTCGACTTGGAGTTGGAGATTTCAAAACAGACGCTCTCCACGCGCGAAGAATCGCTGCGACTAGTGAAAGTCCGCGCCCAGGGCGGCGTCACGTCGATGATCGACGTTCGCCAGTCTGAGCAGTTGGTTTATGGCGCTGCCGCTAACATTCCCGATCTTGAGCGGCGGATCGAGCAGCAGGAAAATTTCATCAGCGTCTTGATCGGCAAAAATCCCGGCCCTATCGTTCGAGGCAAGCCTCTCATTGAAAACGCAATTCCGGCGACTGTTCCTGCGGGTTTGCCTTCAGCGCTGCTGGAGCGGAGACCTGACATTCAATCAGCCGAGCAACTTCTGGTCGCAGCGAATGCGCGCATTGGCGTGGCCAAAGCGGCTTATTTTCCGCAAATTGCTCTCACCGGCGTGGGCGGATTCCAGAGCTCGGCCCTGACTAGCCTTTTCTCCGGGCCCGCAGGATTTTGGAGCGCCGGCGCGCAGCTTGCACAACCCATCTTTACCGGTGGCAAGATTCGTTCCGGCGTAAGGCTCTCCAAGGCACAACAGCACGAAGCAGAGCTGTTCTATAAACAGACCATCCAGCAGGCTTTTCGCGATATCTCTGACTCGCTGATTGCCTACATAAAGAACCAGGAATTTCGGCAGCAACAGGAGCTGCTGACGAAGGCTGCCGAGGACGCCACCCGGCTCTCCGATGTGCGCTATCGCGGTGGCGCGGCAAGTTATCTTGAGGTGCTGGATAGTGACACGCGTTACTTCTCTGCCCGGCTGAGCCTGGCGCAAGCAGACCTTAACGAGCGGCTTGCGCTGGTGCAGGTTTATAACGCGCTGGGAGGAGGATGGGAGCAGTAG